The Pseudomonas azotoformans genome has a segment encoding these proteins:
- the nirB gene encoding nitrite reductase large subunit NirB: MNHLKTLIVVGNGMVGHHCVAQLIERGALDHYRLHVFSEEPMRAYDRVHLSEYFTGRDAESLALSDAALYQTPGVTLHLGVPVLEIDRARCEVITANGCVAYDKLVLATGSYPFVPPIEGAEGDSRLVYRTLEDLDAIRKAAANAKRGVVVGGGLLGLEAANALKSLGLEAHVVEFAPRLMPVQLDDFGGLALKAQIERLGVGVHLSRATQSISAGEQYRYRMNFANDEFLETDLIVFSAGIRAQDALARQAGLDIGPRGGVVINDECLSIDPNIYAIGECASWNGSLFGLVAPGYQMARGVAALLCAQTAEPFVGADMSTKLKLLGVDVGSIGDAHAHTPGARSYQFIDEASASYRRLVVDASGKHVIGAVLVGDNSYYDTLLQYMQNSITLPPEPASLILPSSSGAPTLGPGALPESATVCSCHNVTKGAICSAIDGGCSDLGLLKTQTKACTGCGGCAGLLKQVFEHELIARGVSVDKSLCEHFAYTRQELYALVRVEGILTFDELLAKHGRGHTGCDVCKPAVGSILASCWNQPIMDASLVPLQDTNDTFMANMQKNGTYSVVPRIPGGEITADKLIVIGEVAKKYDLYTKITGGQRIDLFGAQLHELPDIWSELIAAGFETGHAYGKSTRTVKSCVGSTWCRYGVQDSVKMALLIEERYKGLRSPHKLKFAVSGCTRECAEAQSKDVGVIATEKGWNLYIAGNGGMRPRHAELFATDLDDATLIRYIDRFLMFYIRTADKLQRTSVWRESLEGGLDFLKDVILHDSLGLGVELEAQMQLVVDRYECEWANTLADPEKLKRFRTFVNDKRPDPDIHFVQERGQRRPIMAAELNLIPVTEEIA; the protein is encoded by the coding sequence ATGAACCATCTCAAAACCTTGATCGTCGTCGGCAATGGCATGGTCGGCCACCACTGTGTGGCGCAATTGATCGAGCGCGGCGCGCTGGATCACTACCGTTTGCACGTGTTCAGCGAAGAGCCGATGCGCGCCTATGACCGGGTGCACCTGTCTGAATACTTCACCGGTCGCGATGCCGAGTCGCTGGCTTTGTCCGACGCCGCGTTGTACCAGACGCCGGGTGTCACCCTGCACCTGGGCGTACCGGTGCTGGAGATCGACCGCGCGCGCTGCGAAGTGATCACCGCCAACGGCTGCGTCGCCTATGACAAGCTGGTGTTGGCCACCGGTTCGTATCCGTTCGTGCCGCCTATCGAAGGCGCCGAAGGCGATTCGCGGTTGGTGTATCGCACCCTTGAGGACCTGGACGCGATTCGTAAGGCCGCCGCCAATGCGAAACGCGGTGTGGTAGTGGGCGGTGGCCTGTTGGGCCTGGAAGCTGCCAACGCCCTGAAAAGCCTCGGCCTTGAAGCCCATGTGGTGGAATTCGCGCCGCGCTTGATGCCGGTGCAACTCGACGACTTCGGCGGCCTGGCGCTCAAGGCGCAGATCGAGCGGCTGGGCGTGGGCGTGCATTTGTCGCGCGCCACCCAATCCATCAGCGCGGGGGAGCAGTACCGCTACCGTATGAATTTTGCCAATGACGAGTTCCTTGAAACCGACCTGATCGTGTTCTCCGCCGGTATTCGCGCCCAGGATGCACTGGCCCGCCAGGCCGGCCTGGACATCGGCCCGCGTGGCGGCGTGGTGATCAACGACGAATGCCTGAGCATCGACCCGAACATCTACGCGATTGGCGAATGCGCGTCCTGGAACGGTAGCCTGTTCGGCCTGGTCGCGCCGGGCTACCAGATGGCCCGAGGCGTCGCCGCGCTGCTGTGCGCGCAAACCGCCGAGCCGTTTGTGGGTGCCGACATGTCGACCAAACTCAAGTTGCTCGGCGTCGACGTGGGCTCCATCGGTGACGCCCATGCCCACACGCCGGGCGCGCGCAGCTACCAGTTCATCGACGAAGCCAGCGCCAGCTACCGGCGCCTGGTGGTGGACGCGTCGGGCAAACATGTGATCGGCGCGGTGCTGGTGGGCGACAACAGCTACTACGACACCCTGCTGCAATACATGCAAAACAGCATCACGCTGCCGCCCGAGCCGGCCAGCCTGATCCTGCCGTCGTCCAGCGGCGCCCCGACCCTCGGCCCCGGCGCGCTGCCGGAATCGGCCACCGTCTGCTCCTGCCACAACGTGACCAAGGGCGCGATCTGCTCGGCCATCGACGGCGGCTGCAGCGACCTCGGCCTGCTCAAAACCCAGACCAAGGCCTGCACCGGATGCGGCGGCTGCGCTGGCTTGCTCAAGCAGGTGTTCGAGCATGAGCTGATCGCCCGTGGCGTCAGCGTCGACAAGAGCCTGTGCGAACACTTCGCCTACACCCGGCAGGAGTTGTACGCGCTGGTGCGCGTGGAAGGCATCCTCACCTTTGACGAACTGCTGGCCAAACACGGCCGTGGTCACACCGGCTGCGACGTGTGCAAGCCAGCGGTGGGCTCGATCCTGGCGTCGTGCTGGAACCAGCCGATCATGGACGCGTCCCTGGTGCCGTTGCAGGACACCAACGATACGTTCATGGCCAACATGCAGAAGAACGGTACCTACTCGGTGGTACCGCGTATTCCAGGCGGCGAAATCACCGCGGATAAGCTGATTGTGATCGGCGAAGTGGCGAAGAAATATGACCTCTATACTAAGATCACCGGCGGCCAGCGCATCGACCTGTTTGGCGCGCAACTGCACGAACTGCCGGATATCTGGAGCGAACTGATCGCCGCCGGGTTTGAAACCGGGCATGCCTATGGCAAATCCACGCGTACGGTGAAGTCCTGCGTGGGCAGTACCTGGTGCCGTTACGGCGTGCAGGACAGCGTGAAAATGGCGCTGTTGATCGAGGAACGCTACAAGGGCCTGCGCTCGCCACACAAGCTCAAGTTCGCAGTGTCCGGCTGTACCCGTGAATGCGCCGAAGCCCAGAGCAAGGACGTCGGCGTGATCGCCACCGAGAAGGGCTGGAACCTCTACATCGCCGGCAACGGCGGCATGCGCCCACGCCATGCGGAGTTGTTCGCCACTGACCTGGATGACGCCACGCTGATCCGCTACATCGACCGCTTCCTGATGTTCTACATCCGCACCGCCGACAAGCTGCAACGCACCTCGGTCTGGCGCGAAAGCCTCGAAGGCGGCCTGGATTTCCTCAAGGACGTGATCCTGCACGACAGCCTGGGCCTCGGCGTAGAGCTGGAGGCGCAGATGCAACTGGTGGTCGACCGCTACGAATGCGAATGGGCCAACACCCTCGCAGACCCGGAAAAACTCAAGCGCTTTCGCACCTTCGTCAACGACAAACGCCCCGACCCGGACATCCACTTCGTCCAGGAACGCGGGCAACGCCGGCCGATCATGGCCGCCGAACTCAACCTGATTCCCGTCAC
- a CDS encoding bifunctional nitrate reductase/sulfite reductase flavoprotein subunit alpha produces MANQSIRSVCPYCGVGCGIVMQVQDNKVVKVIGDKAHPTNFGRLCTKGTTCGQAIAESGRMENAYVRQARQNDPVRIGMDNALRETARRLRHTLDTHGPDALAFYVSGQMSLESQYLINKLAKGFVRTSNIESNSRLCMASAGSGYKLSLGADGPPGSYEDFDRADLFFVIGANMADCHPILFLRMMDRVKAGAKLIVVDPRRSATADKANLFLPIKPGTDLALLNGLLHLLVKNGHTAPAFIAAFTQGWEAMPEFLEDYSPEHVAAITGLAEADIRQAADWIGQAAEWMSCWTMGLNQSTHGTWHTNALCNLHLATGAICRPGSGPFSLTGQPNAMGGREMGYMGPGLPGQRSVLVEADRAFIEDLWQIPHDSLPRQAGSGTVAMFEQMAAGQIKACWIICTNPVASVPNRQTVIKGLQTAELVITQDAFLDTETNRYADILLPGALWAEAEGVMINSERNLTLMQKAVDAPGETLPDWQIIARVACEMGFADAFTYASAADVFEEIKRAWNPKTGYDLRGASYPRLREQPLQWPCASEDGADRNPIRYRDTGALTFATENGKALFFARPHMPPAEMPDDVFPFVLNTGRVQHQWHTLTKTGKVATLNKLNPGPFVELHPEDAANLGIKNKDQVEIRSQRGRAVLPAVVTDRVRPGNCFAPFHWNDVFGEHLAINAVTNDAVDPISLQPEFKHCAVALARVELIDHQFLDRPSPVAEDTPMSRLDAFAEIAGIRNLPAPPLSEGERTYLAGFLSGLQANTARQAVDVPTLPANAPLADASRLWLNGLLGGLFSHTQSPAAPSPAVTLLWASQTGNAEALAERFAKRLRDAGITVELSAMADFPASKLASTHTLALISSTFGDGDPPDNGEGFWHSLSTAETRLESLRFAVLALGDPSYEQFCNHGKQLDQRLLELGATRLLERVDCDTEFEALADAWLLRFQQTLAPAKPVAPATPAGKTKLYGSRLLLNRHLNPHSVHKETRQFALDLTDSGLTYEAGDALGVRPRNCPELVSELLDLTRLNASTCVNIDTFGDVPLQQALTQHFEIARPSSDTLAFIAERSANPGLKHLLNPEHKAELNDWLWGRQLADVLLEYPVECSADELLGTLKRLQPRLYSIASSAKAYPQEVHLTVAAVRYGKRKGVSSTFLADRVGDGEVPLFIQPSKHFRTPTDGDVPMIMIGPGTGIAPFRAFLQERRALGHQGRNWLFFGEQHAASDFYYQDELQGMQRDGLLNHLSLAFSRDQAQKVYVQDRIREQGAELWRWLEDGARLYICGDASHMAKDVDQALRQVAQTHGGLGVEGAVEYWRQLSEQKRYLRDVY; encoded by the coding sequence ATGGCCAACCAAAGCATACGCAGCGTGTGTCCTTATTGTGGCGTGGGCTGCGGCATCGTCATGCAGGTGCAAGACAATAAAGTGGTCAAGGTGATCGGCGACAAAGCCCACCCCACCAACTTTGGCCGCCTGTGCACCAAGGGCACCACCTGCGGGCAAGCCATCGCCGAGTCCGGACGCATGGAAAACGCCTATGTACGCCAGGCCCGGCAGAATGACCCGGTGCGCATCGGCATGGACAACGCCCTCCGCGAAACCGCGCGCCGCCTGCGTCACACCCTCGACACCCACGGCCCGGACGCCTTGGCGTTCTACGTGTCGGGCCAGATGTCACTGGAATCCCAATACCTGATCAATAAATTGGCCAAGGGCTTCGTCCGCACATCCAACATCGAGTCAAACTCGCGGCTGTGCATGGCCAGCGCCGGCAGTGGCTACAAACTCTCCCTCGGCGCCGACGGCCCGCCGGGGTCTTATGAAGACTTCGATCGCGCCGACCTGTTCTTCGTGATCGGCGCGAACATGGCTGACTGTCACCCGATCCTGTTCTTGCGCATGATGGACCGGGTCAAGGCCGGGGCGAAGCTGATCGTGGTCGACCCCCGGCGCAGCGCCACGGCGGACAAGGCCAACCTGTTCCTGCCGATCAAACCCGGCACCGACCTGGCGTTGCTCAATGGCCTGCTGCACCTGCTGGTCAAAAACGGCCATACCGCCCCTGCCTTTATCGCCGCCTTTACCCAAGGCTGGGAGGCGATGCCCGAATTCCTCGAGGACTATTCGCCAGAGCACGTCGCCGCCATCACCGGCCTGGCCGAAGCCGATATCCGCCAAGCCGCCGACTGGATCGGCCAGGCCGCCGAGTGGATGAGCTGCTGGACCATGGGCCTCAACCAGAGCACCCACGGCACCTGGCACACCAACGCGCTGTGCAACCTGCACCTGGCGACAGGCGCCATTTGCCGGCCGGGCAGCGGGCCGTTTTCCCTCACGGGTCAACCCAATGCCATGGGCGGGCGCGAAATGGGTTACATGGGTCCTGGACTGCCGGGGCAACGTTCGGTGTTGGTCGAGGCCGACCGCGCCTTTATCGAAGACCTGTGGCAGATCCCCCACGACAGCCTGCCGCGCCAGGCTGGCAGCGGCACCGTGGCGATGTTCGAACAGATGGCCGCCGGGCAGATCAAGGCCTGCTGGATCATCTGCACCAACCCGGTCGCCAGCGTGCCTAACCGACAAACCGTGATCAAAGGCCTGCAAACCGCCGAACTGGTGATCACCCAGGATGCTTTTCTCGATACCGAAACCAACCGCTACGCCGACATCCTGTTGCCCGGCGCGCTGTGGGCCGAGGCCGAAGGGGTGATGATCAACTCCGAGCGCAACCTGACCCTGATGCAAAAAGCCGTCGACGCGCCCGGCGAGACCCTGCCCGACTGGCAGATCATCGCCAGGGTCGCCTGTGAAATGGGCTTTGCCGACGCGTTCACCTATGCATCCGCCGCTGACGTGTTTGAAGAAATAAAACGTGCCTGGAACCCCAAGACCGGCTACGACCTCCGTGGCGCGAGCTACCCGCGCCTGCGTGAGCAGCCGCTGCAATGGCCCTGCGCATCGGAGGATGGCGCGGACCGCAACCCGATCCGCTACCGGGACACAGGCGCCCTCACCTTCGCCACCGAAAACGGCAAAGCCCTGTTCTTCGCCCGCCCGCATATGCCGCCCGCAGAGATGCCCGATGACGTGTTCCCCTTTGTGCTCAACACCGGCCGCGTGCAGCACCAATGGCACACCCTGACCAAGACCGGCAAGGTCGCGACCCTGAACAAACTCAACCCCGGGCCCTTCGTGGAATTACACCCCGAAGACGCAGCCAATCTGGGCATCAAAAACAAGGATCAGGTCGAGATACGCTCCCAGCGCGGCCGCGCCGTACTGCCCGCCGTGGTCACCGACCGTGTACGGCCAGGCAACTGCTTTGCGCCGTTCCACTGGAACGATGTGTTCGGTGAACACCTGGCCATCAACGCAGTGACCAACGACGCGGTGGACCCGATTTCCTTGCAGCCGGAGTTCAAGCACTGCGCTGTCGCCCTGGCCCGCGTCGAGCTGATCGACCATCAATTCCTGGACCGCCCTTCCCCCGTAGCTGAGGACACTCCCATGTCGCGCCTCGACGCCTTCGCCGAAATCGCCGGCATCCGCAACCTCCCCGCGCCGCCACTGAGCGAGGGTGAGCGTACCTACCTCGCCGGCTTCCTCAGCGGCTTGCAAGCCAATACCGCACGCCAGGCAGTAGACGTGCCGACCCTGCCCGCCAATGCACCGCTGGCCGATGCGTCACGGCTTTGGTTGAACGGCTTGCTCGGCGGTTTGTTCAGCCATACGCAATCCCCCGCAGCGCCCTCCCCGGCCGTCACCTTGTTATGGGCCTCGCAAACCGGCAACGCCGAAGCCTTGGCCGAGCGTTTTGCCAAACGGCTGCGCGACGCGGGCATTACCGTGGAACTGAGCGCGATGGCGGATTTCCCGGCGAGCAAACTGGCAAGCACCCACACCCTGGCGCTGATCAGCAGCACCTTTGGCGACGGCGACCCACCGGACAATGGCGAAGGGTTCTGGCACAGCCTCAGCACCGCCGAGACGCGCCTAGAGTCCCTGCGCTTCGCGGTGCTGGCCCTGGGCGACCCGAGCTACGAGCAGTTCTGCAACCACGGCAAACAACTCGACCAACGCCTGTTGGAACTGGGCGCCACCCGCCTGTTGGAACGCGTCGACTGCGATACCGAATTCGAAGCACTGGCCGATGCCTGGCTACTGCGTTTCCAGCAGACCCTGGCCCCGGCAAAGCCCGTCGCGCCCGCCACCCCCGCCGGGAAAACCAAGCTGTACGGCTCACGCCTGCTACTCAACCGACACCTGAACCCGCACAGCGTCCACAAGGAAACCCGCCAATTTGCCCTAGACCTGACCGACTCCGGGCTGACCTACGAAGCCGGTGATGCCCTGGGTGTGCGGCCGCGCAACTGCCCCGAACTGGTCAGCGAGTTGCTCGACCTCACACGCTTGAACGCCAGTACCTGCGTGAACATCGACACCTTCGGCGACGTGCCCTTGCAACAGGCCCTGACCCAGCACTTCGAAATCGCCCGGCCCAGCAGCGACACCCTGGCTTTCATCGCCGAGCGCAGCGCCAACCCTGGCCTCAAGCACTTGCTCAACCCCGAACATAAGGCCGAACTGAATGACTGGCTCTGGGGTCGGCAACTGGCGGATGTGTTGCTGGAGTACCCCGTCGAGTGTTCGGCGGATGAACTGCTGGGCACCCTCAAGCGCCTGCAACCGCGCCTGTATTCAATCGCGTCCAGCGCCAAGGCCTATCCACAGGAAGTGCACCTCACCGTGGCCGCCGTGCGTTACGGCAAACGTAAAGGCGTGTCCTCGACCTTCCTGGCTGACCGGGTCGGCGACGGCGAGGTGCCGTTGTTCATCCAGCCGTCCAAACACTTCCGCACGCCCACTGACGGCGACGTGCCAATGATCATGATCGGCCCCGGCACCGGTATCGCGCCCTTTCGCGCGTTCTTGCAGGAACGTCGCGCGCTGGGTCATCAGGGGCGCAACTGGCTGTTCTTCGGCGAACAGCACGCCGCCAGCGATTTCTACTATCAAGACGAACTGCAAGGCATGCAGCGCGACGGCCTGCTCAACCACTTGAGCCTGGCGTTCTCGCGCGACCAGGCGCAAAAGGTCTACGTGCAGGACCGCATCCGCGAACAGGGGGCCGAGCTGTGGCGCTGGTTGGAGGACGGCGCCAGGCTGTATATCTGCGGTGACGCCAGCCACATGGCCAAAGATGTCGACCAGGCCTTGCGCCAAGTCGCGCAAACCCACGGCGGGCTTGGCGTCGAGGGTGCCGTGGAGTACTGGCGGCAGCTGAGTGAGCAGAAGCGCTATCTGCGTGATGTGTATTGA
- a CDS encoding methyl-accepting chemotaxis protein — translation MVATANEVARSCSGAAESAENGHRRVAEGKQQIEVTTDNVNRLGRRLTESSQAMVELEAGSRSINQILGTIRAIAEQTNLLALNAAIEAARAGDQGRGFAVVADEVRALAKRTSDSTGEIEQLLGTLENKTQEVTQKMGSCLDLSKASVSSIESARDSFEGIQTSVNEIRDQNLQISAAAEEQHSVAEEINRHIQQIYDEARLVESLANSAQDDSGRLSNLSDELNGLVGRFKS, via the coding sequence ATGGTCGCCACCGCCAACGAAGTCGCACGCTCCTGCAGCGGCGCGGCGGAGTCCGCCGAGAACGGGCACCGCCGCGTGGCCGAGGGCAAGCAGCAGATCGAAGTCACCACCGACAACGTCAACCGCCTGGGGCGCCGCCTGACCGAGTCATCCCAGGCCATGGTCGAACTGGAAGCCGGTAGCCGCAGTATCAACCAGATCCTTGGCACCATCCGCGCGATTGCCGAGCAAACCAACCTGCTGGCACTCAACGCCGCCATCGAAGCCGCCCGTGCCGGTGACCAGGGCCGTGGTTTTGCGGTGGTGGCCGACGAAGTGCGCGCACTGGCCAAGCGCACGTCCGACTCCACTGGCGAGATCGAGCAGCTGCTCGGCACCCTGGAAAACAAGACTCAGGAAGTCACGCAGAAAATGGGCAGTTGCCTCGACCTGTCGAAAGCCAGTGTGTCGTCCATCGAAAGCGCGCGGGACAGCTTTGAAGGGATCCAGACCTCGGTCAACGAGATCCGTGACCAGAACCTGCAGATCTCCGCCGCCGCCGAGGAACAACACAGCGTGGCCGAAGAGATCAACCGGCATATCCAACAGATCTACGACGAAGCGCGCCTGGTGGAAAGCCTGGCCAACTCGGCGCAGGACGATTCGGGGCGGCTGTCAAACCTGTCGGATGAGTTGAATGGATTGGTGGGGCGGTTCAAGTCCTGA
- a CDS encoding alpha/beta fold hydrolase, with product MSFVHFFIPLTLDGTAVEIAAIHRDGERAPILFLHGFGSTKEDYADIVLHPAFDGHAFIAYDAPGCGESQCADLATINIPFLLETALQVLAQFKVERFHLVGHSMGGLTALMLAHRFPERVLSFTDIEGNIAPEDCFLSRQIVDFPAEDPEAFFSAFIARTRQAPAYASALYSASLRHKVRAGAVRGIFQSMVELSDNADLMGKFLGLPCPKMFMYGEQNAGLSYLAHIQANGVRLAPIAQCGHFPMYSNPVAMWQAIADFLRT from the coding sequence ATGTCGTTCGTTCATTTCTTCATTCCACTGACCCTAGACGGTACCGCTGTGGAGATAGCGGCGATCCACCGCGACGGCGAGCGGGCGCCCATCCTGTTCCTGCACGGGTTCGGCTCGACCAAGGAGGACTACGCCGACATCGTCCTGCACCCGGCGTTCGACGGGCATGCCTTTATCGCCTACGACGCGCCCGGCTGCGGTGAGAGCCAATGTGCCGACCTGGCGACCATCAACATCCCGTTCCTGCTGGAAACCGCCTTGCAGGTGCTGGCGCAGTTCAAGGTCGAACGCTTCCACCTGGTCGGCCACTCCATGGGCGGCCTGACTGCCTTGATGCTGGCCCATCGTTTTCCGGAGCGCGTGCTGAGCTTTACCGACATTGAAGGCAATATCGCCCCCGAAGACTGCTTTCTCAGCCGCCAGATCGTGGATTTCCCGGCAGAGGATCCCGAGGCGTTTTTCAGCGCCTTCATCGCGCGCACTCGCCAGGCACCCGCGTATGCCAGCGCGCTTTACTCGGCAAGCCTGCGCCACAAGGTGCGTGCCGGTGCCGTGCGCGGGATCTTCCAATCGATGGTCGAACTCTCCGACAACGCCGACCTGATGGGCAAGTTCCTCGGGCTGCCGTGCCCCAAGATGTTCATGTACGGCGAGCAGAATGCCGGGCTGTCCTACCTGGCGCATATCCAGGCCAACGGCGTGCGCCTGGCGCCGATTGCCCAGTGTGGGCATTTCCCGATGTATTCCAACCCGGTCGCGATGTGGCAGGCAATCGCTGACTTCCTCAGGACTTGA
- a CDS encoding LysR family transcriptional regulator translates to MINFRLIRHLWLFLAVAEEQNFGRAAKRLGMSQPPLSEQIQVLEQALKVQLFERSRRGAKLTPVGAAILPAVRKFAEQLERLELAVEEAVAGQSGMLTIGAISTAMFDVLPGLIDQLKQQYPHLTVSVREIDSVEALPALEAGDIDLAFARLDGDLGPAIQSLPVREDRLMVALPSDHPLAARSRISLSSLASEPLVMFSRKVSPVYFDNLIATCRASGFSPRVLHEVRSVASQIAFVSCGQGIALVPASLKKLAPDNVVLRPLTQKLNVVTTAVAWNSERPNPLVTELVAQFQAHTIGV, encoded by the coding sequence ATGATCAACTTCCGCCTCATCCGCCACCTCTGGCTGTTCCTCGCCGTCGCCGAAGAACAGAACTTCGGCCGCGCCGCCAAGCGCCTGGGCATGTCGCAGCCGCCGTTGAGCGAGCAGATCCAGGTACTGGAACAAGCGCTCAAGGTCCAGCTGTTCGAACGCTCCCGGCGGGGCGCCAAGTTGACCCCGGTAGGCGCGGCGATCCTGCCGGCAGTGCGCAAGTTCGCCGAGCAGCTTGAGCGCCTGGAACTGGCGGTGGAAGAGGCGGTAGCGGGGCAGTCGGGCATGCTGACCATCGGCGCGATTTCAACGGCAATGTTTGATGTGTTGCCAGGCCTGATCGATCAACTCAAGCAGCAATACCCGCACCTCACCGTGTCGGTGCGCGAGATCGACAGCGTCGAGGCGCTGCCGGCGCTGGAAGCCGGGGATATCGATCTGGCCTTCGCCCGGCTGGACGGTGACCTGGGCCCGGCGATCCAGTCGTTGCCGGTGCGCGAAGATCGCTTGATGGTGGCGTTGCCCAGCGATCATCCGTTGGCTGCACGTTCGCGCATCAGCCTGTCGAGCCTGGCCAGCGAGCCGCTGGTGATGTTTTCGCGCAAGGTCAGCCCGGTGTATTTCGACAACCTGATCGCCACCTGCCGCGCCAGCGGGTTCTCGCCACGGGTGCTGCATGAAGTGCGCTCGGTGGCCTCGCAGATTGCATTCGTCAGCTGCGGCCAAGGCATTGCGCTGGTGCCAGCGTCGCTGAAGAAGCTCGCGCCGGACAACGTGGTGCTACGGCCGCTGACCCAGAAACTCAATGTGGTTACCACGGCGGTGGCCTGGAACAGCGAGCGGCCTAATCCCTTGGTGACCGAGTTGGTCGCGCAGTTCCAGGCTCATACGATTGGCGTATGA
- a CDS encoding nucleotidyltransferase domain-containing protein, giving the protein MNSSQPTGVDAQGFVLAVTDLPLQPEFQPLLSDVCATLSPAQWGLDGIYVYGSVARAEAISGESDLDLTLIFREPPQPELLEQLELTRLSLEQRHPEITKIDFDIGHCAQVLSPENKDRWGFWLKHHCRGVWGNDLSACFDAFRPSREIAWALNGDFEAVLKGYLLRIDQARTDEARLRLQREASRKLVRSTQLFCPVQALMWPHSLEDHVKLFLQHYPAMVAQLAFFLFEARNPSAEGEKFSVRLHAFLDWMVSQQK; this is encoded by the coding sequence GTGAATTCATCGCAACCTACTGGTGTTGACGCCCAAGGATTTGTACTGGCCGTGACCGATTTGCCCCTGCAGCCTGAGTTCCAGCCGTTGCTCAGCGATGTTTGCGCCACCCTTTCACCGGCGCAGTGGGGCCTGGACGGCATTTATGTGTATGGCAGTGTCGCCAGGGCGGAGGCCATTTCCGGTGAATCCGATCTGGATCTCACGTTGATATTTCGTGAACCGCCTCAACCCGAATTGCTTGAACAGCTGGAGCTGACGCGCCTGTCCCTGGAGCAGCGGCATCCGGAAATCACGAAGATCGACTTCGATATCGGTCATTGCGCGCAGGTGCTGTCACCCGAGAACAAAGACCGCTGGGGGTTCTGGCTCAAACACCATTGCCGTGGTGTGTGGGGCAATGATCTTTCGGCGTGTTTCGATGCGTTCCGCCCATCCCGTGAGATTGCCTGGGCGCTGAACGGTGACTTTGAAGCGGTGCTCAAGGGCTATCTCTTGCGCATCGACCAGGCCCGGACTGACGAAGCGCGGCTGCGTTTGCAGCGTGAAGCATCGCGCAAGCTGGTGCGCTCAACGCAGCTGTTTTGCCCGGTCCAGGCTTTGATGTGGCCGCACTCGCTTGAGGACCACGTCAAGCTGTTCCTCCAGCATTACCCGGCGATGGTTGCCCAACTCGCGTTCTTTTTGTTCGAGGCACGCAACCCCAGCGCGGAGGGCGAGAAATTCTCCGTTCGACTTCACGCCTTTCTCGACTGGATGGTTTCCCAACAAAAATAG
- a CDS encoding SphA family protein, protein MNPTTRVLSLLTLLPIAMAQADDGGISFWLPGQFGALAAAPTTPGWSLPLVYYHVNASDGRHSATPRGGRTVVGLDAKADLLFASPTYTFATPVLGGAQAAISAVAAVGRSEASVDATVTGPRGRSFSGGTHDALKGASDLYLLGTLKWNHGVHNFMAYSMGNLPVGAYDPDRLVNIGLGHAALDAGGGYTFFDKTNEFSAVAGVTYNWENRDTHYQNGIDAHIDLSASHFFTAQTHAGLVGYYFRQVTGDSGSGAVLGDFKSRVAGIGPQAGHFFKVGDELWYANIKGYYEFDAKNRPDGWNMWLSLVIPLAGKG, encoded by the coding sequence ATGAACCCAACGACCCGCGTTTTAAGCCTGCTCACCCTGCTGCCCATCGCGATGGCGCAGGCCGACGACGGCGGTATCAGCTTCTGGCTGCCCGGCCAGTTCGGTGCCCTCGCCGCTGCGCCGACCACGCCGGGCTGGAGCCTGCCGCTGGTTTACTACCATGTGAATGCCAGCGACGGTCGGCACTCAGCCACCCCGCGCGGCGGGCGCACGGTGGTGGGGCTGGATGCCAAGGCCGACCTGTTGTTTGCCAGCCCGACCTACACCTTCGCCACGCCGGTATTGGGCGGTGCCCAGGCGGCGATTTCGGCGGTGGCGGCCGTGGGGCGTTCCGAGGCGAGTGTCGATGCCACCGTGACCGGCCCACGCGGGCGCTCGTTTTCCGGCGGTACCCACGATGCCCTCAAAGGTGCCAGCGATCTGTATCTGCTCGGCACCCTGAAGTGGAACCACGGCGTGCACAACTTCATGGCTTATTCCATGGGCAACCTACCCGTGGGCGCCTATGACCCGGATCGCCTGGTCAATATCGGCCTGGGCCATGCCGCCCTGGATGCGGGCGGCGGCTACACGTTTTTTGACAAGACCAACGAGTTCTCCGCCGTGGCGGGTGTGACCTACAACTGGGAAAACCGCGACACCCACTACCAGAACGGCATCGATGCACACATCGACCTCAGCGCCTCGCACTTCTTCACCGCGCAGACCCACGCCGGACTGGTGGGTTATTACTTCCGCCAGGTGACCGGCGACAGTGGCAGCGGCGCGGTGCTGGGGGATTTCAAGTCGCGCGTGGCCGGGATCGGGCCCCAGGCCGGGCACTTCTTCAAGGTGGGTGATGAGCTGTGGTACGCCAATATCAAGGGCTACTACGAATTCGACGCCAAGAACCGCCCGGACGGCTGGAACATGTGGCTGTCCCTGGTCATTCCGCTGGCCGGCAAAGGCTGA